The following are from one region of the Pocillopora verrucosa isolate sample1 chromosome 3, ASM3666991v2, whole genome shotgun sequence genome:
- the LOC131774644 gene encoding uncharacterized protein, whose amino-acid sequence MYLLIILLQISLLWLSAYSEEEKRGDDAALFDAAVPPNVFRNTGFAGNKAGKREVEFDAAVPPNVFRNTGFAGNKAGKREVEFDAAIPPNVFRNTGFAGNKAGKREVEFDAAVPPNVFRNTGFAGNKAGKREVEFDAAIPPNVFRNTGFAGNKAGKREVEFDAAIPPNVFRNTGFAGNKAGKREVEFDAAIPPNVFRNTGFAGNKAGKREVEFDAAIPPNVFRNTGYAGNKAGKREVEFDAAVPPNVFRNTGFAGNKAGKREVEFDAAIPPNVFRNTGYAGNKAGKREVEFDAAIPPNVYRNTGFAGKKAGKRELS is encoded by the coding sequence ATGTATCTCCTAATTATTCTGTTGCAAATATCTCTGTTATGGCTGAGTGCGTACTCTGAGGAGGAGAAAAGAGGTGATGACGCAGCTTTGTTTGATGCAGCCGTACCACCAAACGTCTTTAGAAATACTGGGTTTGCTGGAAATAAAGCCGGAAAAAGAGAAGTTGAATTTGATGCAGCCGTACCACCAAACGTCTTTAGAAATACTGGGTTTGCTGGAAATAAAGCCGGAAAAAGAGAAGTTGAATTTGATGCAGCCATACCACCAAACGTCTTTAGAAATACTGGGTTTGCTGGAAATAAGGCCGGAAAAAGAGAAGTTGAATTTGATGCAGCCGTACCACCAAACGTCTTTAGAAATACTGGGTTTGCTGGAAATAAGGCTGGAAAAAGAGAAGTTGAATTTGATGCAGCCATACCACCAAACGTCTTTAGAAATACTGGGTTTGCTGGAAATAAGGCTGGAAAAAGAGAAGTTGAATTTGATGCAGCCATACCACCAAACGTCTTTAGAAATACTGGGTTTGCTGGAAATAAAGCCGGAAAAAGAGAAGTTGAATTTGATGCAGCCATACCACCAAACGTCTTTAGAAATACTGGGTTTGCTGGAAATAAAGCCGGAAAAAGAGAAGTTGAATTTGATGCAGCCATACCACCAAACGTCTTTAGAAATACTGGGTATGCTGGAAATAAGGCTGGAAAAAGAGAAGTTGAATTTGATGCAGCCGTACCACCAAACGTCTTTAGAAATACTGGGTTTGCTGGAAATAAAGCCGGAAAAAGAGAAGTTGAATTTGATGCAGCCATACCACCAAACGTCTTTAGAAATACTGGGTATGCTGGAAATAAGGCTGGAAAAAGAGAAGTTGAATTTGATGCAGCCATACCACCAAACGTCTATAGAAATACTGGGTTTGCGGGAAAAAAGGCTGGAAAAAGAGAACTGAGTTGA